The following proteins are co-located in the Prionailurus viverrinus isolate Anna chromosome A1, UM_Priviv_1.0, whole genome shotgun sequence genome:
- the KIF2A gene encoding kinesin-like protein KIF2A isoform X3, which yields MATANFGKIQIGIYVEIKRSDGRIHQAMVTSLNEDNESVTVEWIENGDTKGKEIDLESIFSLNPDLVPDEEIEPSPETPPPPASSAKVNKIVKNRRTVASIKNDPPPRDNRVVGSARARPSQLPEQSSSAQQNGSVSDISPVQAAKKEFGPPSRRKSNCVKEVEKLQEKREKRRLQQQELREKRAQDVDATNPNYEIMCMIRDFRGSLDYRPLTTADPIDEHRICVCVRKRPLNKKETQMKDLDVITIPSKDVVMVHEPKQKVDLTRYLENQTFRFDYAFDDSAPNEMVYRFTARPLVETIFERGMATCFAYGQTGSGKTHTMGGDFSGKNQDCSKGIYALAARDVFLMLKKPNYKKLELQVYATFFEIYSGKVFDLLNRKTKLRVLEDGKQQVQVVGLQEREVKCVEDVLKLIDIGNSCRTSGQTSANAHSSRSHAVFQIILRRKGKLHGKFSLIDLAGNERGADTSSADRQTRLEGAEINKSLLALKECIRALGRNKPHTPFRASKLTQVLRDSFIGENSRTCMIATISPGMASCENTLNTLRYANRVKEFGISPSDIPFSQGSGSRPDLSPSYEYDDFSPSITRVKELTVDPTAAGDVRPIMHHPPNQIDDLEAQWGVGSSPQRDDLKLLCEQNEEEVSPQLFTFHEAVSQMVEMEEQVVEDHRAVFQESIRWLEDEKALLEMTEEVDYDVDSYATQLEAILEQKIDILTELRDKVKSFRAALQEEEQASKQINPKRPRAL from the exons GCCGAATACATCAAGCAATGGTAACATCTTTAAATGAAGATAATGAAAGTGTAACTGTTGAATGGATAGAAAATGGAGATACAAAAGGCAAAGAG attgatCTCGAGAGCATCTTTTCACTTAACCCTGACCTTGTAcctgatgaagaaattgaaccCAGTCCAGAAACACCTCCACCTCCAGCATCCTCAgccaaagtaaacaaaattgtAAAG AATCGACGGACTGTGGCTTCTATTAAGAATGACCCTCCTCCAAGAGATAACAGAG TGGTTGGTTCTGCACGTGCACGGCCTAGTCAGCTTCCTGAGCAGTCTTCCTCTGCACAACAGAATGGTAGTGTTTCAGATATATCTCCAGTTCAAGCTGCAAAAAAGGAATTTGGACCCCctt cacgtAGAAAATCTAATTGTgtgaaagaagtagaaaaattacaagaaaaacgAGAAAAAAGGAGACTACAACAGCAAGAACTTAGAGAAAAAAGAGCCCAG GATGTTGATGCTACAAACCCAAATTATGAAATTATGTGTATGATCAGAGATTTTAGAGGAAGTTTGGATTATAGACCATTAACAACAGCAGATCCT attgATGAACATAGAATATGTGTTTGTGTAAGAAAACGACCACTCAATAAAAAAG aaaCTCAAATGAAAGATCTTGATGTAATCACAATCCCTAGTAAAGATGTTGTGATGGTACatgaaccaaaacaaaaagtagaTTTAACAAGGTACCTAGAAAACCAAACATTTCGTTTTGATTATGCCTTTGATGACTCAGCTCCTAATGAAATGGTTTACAG gTTTACAGCTAGACCACTAGTTGAAACTATATTCGAAAGGGGAATGGCTACATGCTTTGCTTATGGGCAGACTGGAAGTGGAAAAACTCAT aCTATGGGAGGTGACTTTTCAGGAAAGAACCAAGATTGTTCTAAAGGAATTTATGCGTTAGCAG CTCGAGatgtctttttaatgttaaagaaGCCAAACTATAAGAAATTAGAACTTCAAGTATATGCAACCTTTTTTGAAATTTACAGTGGAAAG GTGTTTGACTTgctaaacaggaaaacaaaattaagagtgCTGGAAGATGGAAAACAGCAGGTTCAAGTGGTGGGATTACAGGAACGGGAAGTCAAATGTGTTGAAGACGTACTGAAACTCATTGACATAGGCAATAGTTGCAG GACATCCGGTCAAACATCTGCAAATGCACATTCATCTCGGAGCCATGCAGTGTTTCAGATCATtcttagaaggaaaggaaaactacatGGCAAATTTTCTCTCATTGACTTGGCTGGAAATGAACGAGGAGCTGATACTTCCAGTGCAGACAGGCAAACCAGGCTTGAAGGTGCTGAAATTAATAAAAGCCTTTTAGCACTCAAg GAGTGCATCAGAGCCTTAGGAAGAAATAAACCTCATACTCCTTTCAGAGCAAGTAAACTCACTCAGGTGTTAAGAGATTCATTCATAGGTGAAAATTCTCGTACCTGCATg ATTGCCACAATCTCTCCAGGAATGGCATCTTGTGAAAATACTCTTAATACATTAAGATATGCAAATAG AGTAAAGGAGTTTGGAATTAGTCCATCAGACATTCCCTTCTCACAGGGTAGTGGCAGTCGCCCCGATCTCTCTCCTTCTTATGAGTATGACGACTTTTCTCCTTCGATTACCAG GGTGAAAGAATTGACTGTGGATCCAACTGCTGCTGGTGATGTCCGTCCAATAATGCACCATCCACCCAATCAGATTGATGACTTAGAGGCACAGTGGGGTGTAGGGAGTTCCCCTCAGAGAGATGATCTAAAACTTCTTTGTGAGCAAAAT GAAGAAGAGGTTTCCCCCCAATTGTTTACTTTCCACGAAGCCGTCTCACAAATGGTAGAAATGGAAGAACAAGTTGTAGAAGATCACAGGGCAGTGTTCCAG GAATCTATTCGATGGTTAGAAGATGAAAAGGCTCTCCTAGAGATGACTGAAGAAGTAGATTATGATGTAGATTCATATGCTACTCAACTTGAAGCTATTCTTGagcaaaaaatagacattttaactgAGCTGCGGG atAAAGTGAAATCTTTTCGTGCAGCTCTACAAGAAGAAGAACAGGCCAGCAAGCAAATCAACCCGAAGAGACCCCGTGCCCTTTAA
- the KIF2A gene encoding kinesin-like protein KIF2A isoform X1 has product MATANFGKIQIGIYVEIKRSDGRIHQAMVTSLNEDNESVTVEWIENGDTKGKEIDLESIFSLNPDLVPDEEIEPSPETPPPPASSAKVNKIVKNRRTVASIKNDPPPRDNRVVGSARARPSQLPEQSSSAQQNGSVSDISPVQAAKKEFGPPSRRKSNCVKEVEKLQEKREKRRLQQQELREKRAQDVDATNPNYEIMCMIRDFRGSLDYRPLTTADPIDEHRICVCVRKRPLNKKETQMKDLDVITIPSKDVVMVHEPKQKVDLTRYLENQTFRFDYAFDDSAPNEMVYRFTARPLVETIFERGMATCFAYGQTGSGKTHTMGGDFSGKNQDCSKGIYALAARDVFLMLKKPNYKKLELQVYATFFEIYSGKVFDLLNRKTKLRVLEDGKQQVQVVGLQEREVKCVEDVLKLIDIGNSCRTSGQTSANAHSSRSHAVFQIILRRKGKLHGKFSLIDLAGNERGADTSSADRQTRLEGAEINKSLLALKECIRALGRNKPHTPFRASKLTQVLRDSFIGENSRTCMIATISPGMASCENTLNTLRYANRVKELTVDPTAAGDVRPIMHHPPNQIDDLEAQWGVGSSPQRDDLKLLCEQNEEEVSPQLFTFHEAVSQMVEMEEQVVEDHRAVFQESIRWLEDEKALLEMTEEVDYDVDSYATQLEAILEQKIDILTELRDKVKSFRAALQEEEQASKQINPKRPRAL; this is encoded by the exons GCCGAATACATCAAGCAATGGTAACATCTTTAAATGAAGATAATGAAAGTGTAACTGTTGAATGGATAGAAAATGGAGATACAAAAGGCAAAGAG attgatCTCGAGAGCATCTTTTCACTTAACCCTGACCTTGTAcctgatgaagaaattgaaccCAGTCCAGAAACACCTCCACCTCCAGCATCCTCAgccaaagtaaacaaaattgtAAAG AATCGACGGACTGTGGCTTCTATTAAGAATGACCCTCCTCCAAGAGATAACAGAG TGGTTGGTTCTGCACGTGCACGGCCTAGTCAGCTTCCTGAGCAGTCTTCCTCTGCACAACAGAATGGTAGTGTTTCAGATATATCTCCAGTTCAAGCTGCAAAAAAGGAATTTGGACCCCctt cacgtAGAAAATCTAATTGTgtgaaagaagtagaaaaattacaagaaaaacgAGAAAAAAGGAGACTACAACAGCAAGAACTTAGAGAAAAAAGAGCCCAG GATGTTGATGCTACAAACCCAAATTATGAAATTATGTGTATGATCAGAGATTTTAGAGGAAGTTTGGATTATAGACCATTAACAACAGCAGATCCT attgATGAACATAGAATATGTGTTTGTGTAAGAAAACGACCACTCAATAAAAAAG aaaCTCAAATGAAAGATCTTGATGTAATCACAATCCCTAGTAAAGATGTTGTGATGGTACatgaaccaaaacaaaaagtagaTTTAACAAGGTACCTAGAAAACCAAACATTTCGTTTTGATTATGCCTTTGATGACTCAGCTCCTAATGAAATGGTTTACAG gTTTACAGCTAGACCACTAGTTGAAACTATATTCGAAAGGGGAATGGCTACATGCTTTGCTTATGGGCAGACTGGAAGTGGAAAAACTCAT aCTATGGGAGGTGACTTTTCAGGAAAGAACCAAGATTGTTCTAAAGGAATTTATGCGTTAGCAG CTCGAGatgtctttttaatgttaaagaaGCCAAACTATAAGAAATTAGAACTTCAAGTATATGCAACCTTTTTTGAAATTTACAGTGGAAAG GTGTTTGACTTgctaaacaggaaaacaaaattaagagtgCTGGAAGATGGAAAACAGCAGGTTCAAGTGGTGGGATTACAGGAACGGGAAGTCAAATGTGTTGAAGACGTACTGAAACTCATTGACATAGGCAATAGTTGCAG GACATCCGGTCAAACATCTGCAAATGCACATTCATCTCGGAGCCATGCAGTGTTTCAGATCATtcttagaaggaaaggaaaactacatGGCAAATTTTCTCTCATTGACTTGGCTGGAAATGAACGAGGAGCTGATACTTCCAGTGCAGACAGGCAAACCAGGCTTGAAGGTGCTGAAATTAATAAAAGCCTTTTAGCACTCAAg GAGTGCATCAGAGCCTTAGGAAGAAATAAACCTCATACTCCTTTCAGAGCAAGTAAACTCACTCAGGTGTTAAGAGATTCATTCATAGGTGAAAATTCTCGTACCTGCATg ATTGCCACAATCTCTCCAGGAATGGCATCTTGTGAAAATACTCTTAATACATTAAGATATGCAAATAG GGTGAAAGAATTGACTGTGGATCCAACTGCTGCTGGTGATGTCCGTCCAATAATGCACCATCCACCCAATCAGATTGATGACTTAGAGGCACAGTGGGGTGTAGGGAGTTCCCCTCAGAGAGATGATCTAAAACTTCTTTGTGAGCAAAAT GAAGAAGAGGTTTCCCCCCAATTGTTTACTTTCCACGAAGCCGTCTCACAAATGGTAGAAATGGAAGAACAAGTTGTAGAAGATCACAGGGCAGTGTTCCAG GAATCTATTCGATGGTTAGAAGATGAAAAGGCTCTCCTAGAGATGACTGAAGAAGTAGATTATGATGTAGATTCATATGCTACTCAACTTGAAGCTATTCTTGagcaaaaaatagacattttaactgAGCTGCGGG atAAAGTGAAATCTTTTCGTGCAGCTCTACAAGAAGAAGAACAGGCCAGCAAGCAAATCAACCCGAAGAGACCCCGTGCCCTTTAA
- the KIF2A gene encoding kinesin-like protein KIF2A isoform X2 produces the protein MATANFGKIQIGIYVEIKRSDGRIHQAMVTSLNEDNESVTVEWIENGDTKGKEIDLESIFSLNPDLVPDEEIEPSPETPPPPASSAKVNKIVKNRRTVASIKNDPPPRDNRVVGSARARPSQLPEQSSSAQQNARRKSNCVKEVEKLQEKREKRRLQQQELREKRAQDVDATNPNYEIMCMIRDFRGSLDYRPLTTADPIDEHRICVCVRKRPLNKKETQMKDLDVITIPSKDVVMVHEPKQKVDLTRYLENQTFRFDYAFDDSAPNEMVYRFTARPLVETIFERGMATCFAYGQTGSGKTHTMGGDFSGKNQDCSKGIYALAARDVFLMLKKPNYKKLELQVYATFFEIYSGKVFDLLNRKTKLRVLEDGKQQVQVVGLQEREVKCVEDVLKLIDIGNSCRTSGQTSANAHSSRSHAVFQIILRRKGKLHGKFSLIDLAGNERGADTSSADRQTRLEGAEINKSLLALKECIRALGRNKPHTPFRASKLTQVLRDSFIGENSRTCMIATISPGMASCENTLNTLRYANRVKELTVDPTAAGDVRPIMHHPPNQIDDLEAQWGVGSSPQRDDLKLLCEQNEEEVSPQLFTFHEAVSQMVEMEEQVVEDHRAVFQESIRWLEDEKALLEMTEEVDYDVDSYATQLEAILEQKIDILTELRDKVKSFRAALQEEEQASKQINPKRPRAL, from the exons GCCGAATACATCAAGCAATGGTAACATCTTTAAATGAAGATAATGAAAGTGTAACTGTTGAATGGATAGAAAATGGAGATACAAAAGGCAAAGAG attgatCTCGAGAGCATCTTTTCACTTAACCCTGACCTTGTAcctgatgaagaaattgaaccCAGTCCAGAAACACCTCCACCTCCAGCATCCTCAgccaaagtaaacaaaattgtAAAG AATCGACGGACTGTGGCTTCTATTAAGAATGACCCTCCTCCAAGAGATAACAGAG TGGTTGGTTCTGCACGTGCACGGCCTAGTCAGCTTCCTGAGCAGTCTTCCTCTGCACAACAGAATG cacgtAGAAAATCTAATTGTgtgaaagaagtagaaaaattacaagaaaaacgAGAAAAAAGGAGACTACAACAGCAAGAACTTAGAGAAAAAAGAGCCCAG GATGTTGATGCTACAAACCCAAATTATGAAATTATGTGTATGATCAGAGATTTTAGAGGAAGTTTGGATTATAGACCATTAACAACAGCAGATCCT attgATGAACATAGAATATGTGTTTGTGTAAGAAAACGACCACTCAATAAAAAAG aaaCTCAAATGAAAGATCTTGATGTAATCACAATCCCTAGTAAAGATGTTGTGATGGTACatgaaccaaaacaaaaagtagaTTTAACAAGGTACCTAGAAAACCAAACATTTCGTTTTGATTATGCCTTTGATGACTCAGCTCCTAATGAAATGGTTTACAG gTTTACAGCTAGACCACTAGTTGAAACTATATTCGAAAGGGGAATGGCTACATGCTTTGCTTATGGGCAGACTGGAAGTGGAAAAACTCAT aCTATGGGAGGTGACTTTTCAGGAAAGAACCAAGATTGTTCTAAAGGAATTTATGCGTTAGCAG CTCGAGatgtctttttaatgttaaagaaGCCAAACTATAAGAAATTAGAACTTCAAGTATATGCAACCTTTTTTGAAATTTACAGTGGAAAG GTGTTTGACTTgctaaacaggaaaacaaaattaagagtgCTGGAAGATGGAAAACAGCAGGTTCAAGTGGTGGGATTACAGGAACGGGAAGTCAAATGTGTTGAAGACGTACTGAAACTCATTGACATAGGCAATAGTTGCAG GACATCCGGTCAAACATCTGCAAATGCACATTCATCTCGGAGCCATGCAGTGTTTCAGATCATtcttagaaggaaaggaaaactacatGGCAAATTTTCTCTCATTGACTTGGCTGGAAATGAACGAGGAGCTGATACTTCCAGTGCAGACAGGCAAACCAGGCTTGAAGGTGCTGAAATTAATAAAAGCCTTTTAGCACTCAAg GAGTGCATCAGAGCCTTAGGAAGAAATAAACCTCATACTCCTTTCAGAGCAAGTAAACTCACTCAGGTGTTAAGAGATTCATTCATAGGTGAAAATTCTCGTACCTGCATg ATTGCCACAATCTCTCCAGGAATGGCATCTTGTGAAAATACTCTTAATACATTAAGATATGCAAATAG GGTGAAAGAATTGACTGTGGATCCAACTGCTGCTGGTGATGTCCGTCCAATAATGCACCATCCACCCAATCAGATTGATGACTTAGAGGCACAGTGGGGTGTAGGGAGTTCCCCTCAGAGAGATGATCTAAAACTTCTTTGTGAGCAAAAT GAAGAAGAGGTTTCCCCCCAATTGTTTACTTTCCACGAAGCCGTCTCACAAATGGTAGAAATGGAAGAACAAGTTGTAGAAGATCACAGGGCAGTGTTCCAG GAATCTATTCGATGGTTAGAAGATGAAAAGGCTCTCCTAGAGATGACTGAAGAAGTAGATTATGATGTAGATTCATATGCTACTCAACTTGAAGCTATTCTTGagcaaaaaatagacattttaactgAGCTGCGGG atAAAGTGAAATCTTTTCGTGCAGCTCTACAAGAAGAAGAACAGGCCAGCAAGCAAATCAACCCGAAGAGACCCCGTGCCCTTTAA